One window of Fundidesulfovibrio putealis DSM 16056 genomic DNA carries:
- a CDS encoding iron-sulfur cluster assembly scaffold protein, with translation MSTSKKEAFAEIIRPLENYNGEGVHGCTTCKKAITVQLRIVDEVVVEAGGIAEGCYYSRQCLAALLTMIKGKSIYDLYPLTNEDLRPNLQTVKDDYDCDVFTIGALKIALKDWEKRMAA, from the coding sequence ATGTCCACGAGCAAGAAAGAGGCTTTTGCCGAAATCATCCGTCCCCTTGAGAACTACAACGGTGAAGGCGTTCACGGCTGCACCACTTGCAAGAAGGCCATCACCGTTCAGCTGCGCATCGTCGACGAAGTCGTCGTCGAGGCTGGCGGCATCGCCGAAGGCTGCTACTACAGCCGCCAGTGCCTGGCCGCCCTGTTGACCATGATCAAGGGCAAGTCCATATACGATCTTTACCCCCTGACCAACGAAGATCTCCGCCCCAACCTTCAGACCGTGAAGGACGATTACGACTGTGACGTCTTCACCATCGGCGCTCTGAAGATCGCCCTGAAGGACTGGGAAAAGAGAATGGCCGCCTAA